From the Euphorbia lathyris chromosome 6, ddEupLath1.1, whole genome shotgun sequence genome, one window contains:
- the LOC136232954 gene encoding uncharacterized protein: MAKASTTEEAKETIIVMATTENEIYGVKIEKNPPQSKIDELGITAWPKWSCEPSKFPWTFRTKETMYLLEGKVKVNVDGYEGSFEIGAGDLVVFPKGMNITWDVLESVSKHYHLEE; the protein is encoded by the exons ATGGCAAAAGCTTCTACTACAGAAGAAGCTAAAGAAACGATCATCGTAATGGCTACCACTGAGAATGAGATCTATGGAGTTAAAATTGAAAAGAATCCTCCTCAATCCAAGATCGATGAGCTTGGTATTACTGCCTGGCCCAA GTGGAGCTGTGAACCAAGCAAATTTCCATGGACATTCAGAACAAAAGAGACAATGTACCTATTGGAGGGCAAAGTAAAAGTTAATGTTGATGGATATGAAGGATCTTTTGAAATTGGTGCTGGTGATTTGGTTGTATTCCCTAAAGGAATGAATATTACCTGGGATGTTCTTGAATCTGTGAGCAAGCACTATCATTTGGAAGAATGA
- the LOC136233074 gene encoding pentatricopeptide repeat-containing protein At1g31790, which produces MLSHSPTLHSTPGHYILCRSTTVNPPVSIKIPLRKPQLLPQIVKHIQITPINTTTRKKKTSNLDIIRLMDTLNHPIPLDIYSSFLRECTLHSDSIEALQLHNGLIRHKDLRFDSPLIHRLLYMLVSCGQLDIARNLFDKMPLRKDILSWAIVIIGYLDCSKHEEGINLFIKMLLYHNVCDVICKFPNWGILLIGILEACLQSLNLGLGKQLHGLMLKLGATNDFSLSFSLMDFYGKLGYLKDANFVFNQVGDHNTDIWTVKIVNTCKLGCFDEVIEDFKEMGRAGIRMNGVTFSSVLRACGGPGWYGGNCGKEVHAMAIKLGLESDALVKRGLIDMYGKCGMVMDAKRVFELNTNKKNAVYWNALLMAYVRNGMHIDAIKFLYLMEASRVNINEKLINHVRIACS; this is translated from the coding sequence ATGTTATCTCATTCTCCCACTTTGCACTCTACACCAGGACACTATATCCTCTGCCGGAGCACCACCGTCAATCCACCAGTTTCCATTAAAATACCTCTCAGAAAacctcaacttcttcctcaaaTTGTCAAACACATTCAAATCACCCCAATTAACACCACCACCAGGAAAAAGAAAACCTCTAATTTAGATATCATTAGGTTAATGGACACTCTAAACCACCCTATTCCATTAGACATCTACTCTTCCTTTCTCAGAGAATGCACCCTCCATTCCGATTCAATTGAAGCTCTCCAATTGCACAATGGCCTCATCCGTCACAAAGATCTCAGATTCGACTCGCCTCTCATCCATCGTCTTCTCTATATGCTCGTCTCTTGTGGGCAATTGGACATTGCACGCAACCTGTTCGATAAAATGCCGCTGAGGAAAGATATCCTTTCTTGGGCTATAGTTATAATTGGTTATTTGGACTGTTCTAAACACGAAGAGGGTATAAATTTGTTCATTAAAATGTTACTATATCACAATGTTTGCGATGTTATATGTAAATTCCCTAATTGGGGTATTCTGTTAATTGGGATTTTAGAGGCATGCCTGCAGAGTTTGAATTTAGGGTTAGGAAAACAGCTCCATGGTTTGATGCTGAAATTAGGTGCTACAAATGATTTCTCTTTGAgtttttccttaatggatttCTATGGCAAATTGGGGTATCTAAAAGATGCTAACTTTGTGTTCAATCAGGTTGGGGATCATAATACTGACATTTGGACAGTTAAGATTGTTAATACTTGTAAACTGGGGTGTTTTGATGAGGTAATAGAGGATTTCAAGGAGATGGGAAGAGCTGGAATAAGGATGAATGGTGTCACTTTTTCTAGTGTACTCAGGGCGTGTGGTGGTCCGGGTTGGTATGGCGGAAACTGTGGGAAAGAAGTTCATGCCATGGCTATTAAGCTTGGTTTGGAATCGGATGCACTTGTGAAACGCGGGTTGATTGACATGTATGGGAAATGCGGGATGGTTATGGATGCGAAAAGAGTGTTCGAGTTGAATACGAACAAGAAGAATGCTGTTTATTGGAATGCTTTGCTTATGGCTTATGTTAGGAATGGTATGCATATTGATGCAATTAAGTTTCTGTATCTAATGGAAGCGTCTCGGGTTAATATCAACGAAAAGCTAATTAATCACGTTAGGATTGCCTGCAGTTAA